A window of the Natronomonas salina genome harbors these coding sequences:
- a CDS encoding electron transfer flavoprotein subunit alpha/FixB family protein — MTDVNSEEYEDVWVFVEEHDGEVMGVSWELLEEAKSLAEETGEDLVALVIGHDVHDVAERAVSRGADRVLVADDEVFEPYRADPYGEQFRAMVEARKPSIVLIGGTHTGRDFAGRVAVPSHAGLTADCTEIDVDDDGVLQARRPAFGGNVLATIICEEHRPQMATIRPGVFESAPAEPDREGQIEHVDVVVDEADTLTEVLERNTNETVDITEADRIVAAGGGVDGDLAPIRRLADALDAEVAASRRAVDEGWIEGSRQVGQTGKTVRPELYVAVGISGAVQHLEGMNDSDVVVAINNDPNAPIFEHADYGIVGDLFEVCPALAEALEETDTPEVTP, encoded by the coding sequence GTGACCGACGTCAACTCCGAAGAGTACGAAGACGTGTGGGTCTTCGTCGAGGAGCACGATGGGGAGGTGATGGGCGTCTCCTGGGAACTGCTCGAGGAGGCGAAGTCGCTGGCCGAAGAGACCGGCGAGGACCTCGTCGCGCTCGTGATCGGCCATGACGTCCACGACGTCGCCGAGAGGGCGGTTTCCCGCGGCGCCGACCGCGTGCTCGTCGCCGACGACGAGGTTTTCGAGCCGTACCGTGCGGACCCTTACGGCGAGCAGTTCCGGGCGATGGTGGAGGCGCGGAAGCCGTCGATTGTACTCATTGGAGGGACCCACACCGGCCGTGACTTCGCTGGCCGGGTCGCCGTACCGAGCCACGCCGGCCTCACCGCCGACTGCACCGAGATAGACGTCGACGACGATGGCGTCCTGCAGGCCCGGCGTCCAGCCTTCGGCGGCAACGTCCTCGCGACGATCATCTGCGAGGAGCACCGCCCGCAAATGGCGACGATCCGCCCTGGCGTCTTCGAGTCGGCTCCCGCCGAACCCGACCGCGAGGGCCAAATCGAGCACGTCGACGTGGTCGTCGACGAGGCTGACACCCTCACGGAGGTACTAGAGCGCAACACCAACGAAACGGTGGACATCACGGAGGCCGACCGGATCGTCGCCGCTGGAGGCGGCGTCGACGGGGACCTCGCGCCGATTCGACGGCTTGCGGACGCGCTCGACGCCGAAGTCGCGGCGAGCCGACGCGCGGTGGACGAAGGCTGGATCGAAGGCTCCCGACAGGTCGGCCAGACGGGCAAGACTGTCCGGCCGGAGCTCTACGTCGCCGTTGGCATCTCCGGCGCTGTCCAACACCTCGAGGGGATGAACGACAGCGACGTCGTCGTCGCGATAAACAACGACCCGAATGCACCAATATTCGAGCACGCCGATTACGGCATCGTCGGCGACCTCTTCGAGGTCTGCCCGGCGCTGGCCGAAGCTCTCGAGGAGACCGATACACCGGAGGTAACACCATGA
- a CDS encoding FAD-dependent oxidoreductase, with the protein MTDTTTAEDPLAERDTETPDYDDHFDVVVVGAGLSGSAAALRMAQADLEVLLIERGRYPGAKNVFGGVLYTPTIRELVDLEEAPLERYIAERRYGMLTDRDETAVSISPGEWHEPPHNDSYTVFRGEFDRWFAEQAVEAGATLVTETTVTGLVREEDRVVGVETDRPGGTLRAPYVVLAEGGNSLVSEGADLKETEDRENVAVAVKEVLEFPDDEHAIADRFRLSGDAGAAYHYFGEGAVGDAFGGGFIYTNGDSVSVGLAYRISDAVTTQPDPEGTLNAFKTHPSVAPLLRGARTVEYAAKTIPEGGIQSVPDLVHDGAVVVGDAAGLVLNNGVHLEGTNMAVESGVHAADAIVDATPDGQTDAATLEAYPEALEESFVVRNLQRYEWLMEAVEADREFVFQELPRALADAGTEYFRVDREPKETHAENAKERILEAVGGYSGAARLALRYRKIVT; encoded by the coding sequence ATGACCGATACTACGACCGCTGAGGACCCACTGGCTGAAAGGGACACGGAGACGCCGGACTATGACGACCACTTCGACGTCGTCGTCGTGGGTGCCGGGCTATCCGGTAGCGCGGCCGCCCTCCGAATGGCCCAGGCGGACCTCGAGGTGCTGTTGATCGAGCGGGGCCGCTACCCAGGCGCGAAGAACGTCTTCGGGGGCGTCCTCTACACGCCGACCATCCGCGAACTAGTCGACCTCGAGGAGGCGCCACTGGAGCGGTACATCGCGGAGCGTCGCTACGGGATGCTCACCGATCGCGACGAGACGGCCGTCTCGATCAGCCCCGGGGAATGGCACGAACCGCCGCACAATGACTCCTATACGGTGTTCCGCGGCGAGTTCGATCGCTGGTTCGCGGAGCAGGCCGTCGAAGCCGGCGCAACGCTCGTCACGGAGACGACCGTAACTGGCCTCGTCCGCGAGGAGGACCGCGTGGTCGGCGTCGAGACAGACCGCCCGGGCGGCACGCTACGTGCCCCGTACGTCGTCCTCGCGGAGGGTGGCAACTCGCTGGTCAGCGAGGGCGCGGACCTCAAGGAAACCGAGGACCGCGAGAACGTCGCCGTGGCAGTCAAGGAAGTCTTAGAGTTTCCCGACGACGAGCACGCAATCGCCGACCGCTTCCGTCTCTCGGGGGACGCCGGCGCGGCCTACCACTACTTCGGTGAAGGGGCTGTCGGCGACGCCTTCGGTGGCGGCTTCATCTACACGAACGGCGACTCGGTGAGCGTCGGCCTCGCCTACCGAATCTCGGACGCCGTGACGACCCAGCCGGACCCCGAGGGGACGCTGAACGCGTTCAAGACCCATCCCAGTGTCGCGCCGCTGCTGCGGGGGGCCCGGACCGTCGAGTACGCGGCCAAAACCATCCCGGAAGGTGGCATCCAGTCCGTCCCGGACCTGGTCCACGACGGCGCCGTCGTCGTCGGCGATGCCGCCGGCCTCGTGCTCAACAACGGCGTCCACCTAGAGGGGACGAACATGGCCGTCGAGAGCGGCGTCCACGCGGCTGACGCCATCGTCGACGCCACGCCGGATGGCCAAACCGACGCAGCCACCCTTGAGGCCTACCCCGAGGCTCTCGAAGAATCGTTCGTCGTCCGGAATCTCCAGCGATATGAGTGGCTGATGGAGGCCGTCGAGGCGGACCGCGAGTTCGTCTTCCAGGAATTGCCGCGGGCGCTGGCCGACGCCGGCACCGAGTACTTCCGGGTCGACCGGGAGCCCAAGGAAACACACGCAGAGAACGCGAAGGAGCGCATCCTAGAGGCCGTCGGCGGCTACTCCGGCGCTGCCAGGCTCGCGCTCCGCTACAGGAAGATAGTGACCTAG
- a CDS encoding ferredoxin family protein, whose amino-acid sequence MSVEPHTPDVENDSLEDRLYTVKYDDPGESHLDVTIPGLCAERCTTYDCVSVCPAGVWREGDEGVPEIAYENCLECGSCRWACTHGNVEWEYPGTGSGVTYKKG is encoded by the coding sequence ATGAGTGTTGAACCACACACCCCGGACGTCGAGAACGACTCGCTCGAAGACCGCCTCTACACCGTCAAGTACGATGACCCAGGGGAGTCACATCTGGACGTGACTATTCCCGGGCTCTGCGCCGAACGGTGTACGACCTACGATTGCGTGTCGGTCTGTCCGGCAGGGGTCTGGCGAGAGGGCGATGAGGGCGTTCCCGAGATAGCCTATGAGAACTGCCTCGAGTGCGGTAGCTGCCGCTGGGCCTGCACGCACGGCAACGTCGAGTGGGAGTACCCCGGTACAGGGAGCGGCGTCACCTACAAGAAGGGGTAG
- a CDS encoding DUF7563 family protein: protein MPHCQNCGSFVTTTYVRVVTPDEVDHPRVCPYCPDLIRDGAEVREARSKRRRDVAVPAR from the coding sequence ATGCCACACTGCCAGAACTGCGGTTCGTTCGTTACGACCACGTATGTCCGCGTGGTGACGCCCGACGAGGTGGACCACCCGAGGGTCTGTCCGTACTGTCCGGATCTCATCCGGGATGGCGCCGAGGTACGGGAGGCCCGTTCGAAGCGTCGCCGAGACGTGGCAGTACCTGCTCGATAA
- a CDS encoding DoxX family protein yields MSYQAANPLSEEFELELSGALTAYWLAFLRIVTGWWFFHSGVTKLIEDGLAYSYGPIYLQGMDGTALGPLPVWMGNNLAWLIEPMVPLGETLIGLGLMAGALVRLASVFGALFMTLFWVGNADFGHGLVNGDLMGLLLFVTMIVLATGRYYGLDAIIERTKFIRNRPKLKYLLG; encoded by the coding sequence ATGTCATACCAAGCGGCCAACCCCCTATCGGAGGAGTTCGAACTCGAGCTCTCGGGGGCGCTGACGGCGTACTGGCTCGCGTTCCTGCGCATCGTCACCGGCTGGTGGTTCTTCCACTCCGGCGTGACGAAGCTCATCGAGGACGGGCTGGCCTACAGCTACGGGCCCATCTACCTGCAAGGCATGGATGGGACCGCGCTCGGTCCCCTCCCAGTCTGGATGGGGAACAACCTCGCGTGGCTCATCGAGCCGATGGTGCCGCTCGGTGAGACCCTCATCGGGCTCGGCCTGATGGCAGGGGCGCTCGTGAGGCTCGCCTCCGTCTTCGGTGCCCTGTTCATGACGCTGTTCTGGGTCGGCAACGCCGACTTCGGACACGGCCTCGTGAACGGCGACCTCATGGGCCTGCTGCTGTTCGTCACCATGATCGTGCTCGCAACCGGCCGCTACTACGGCCTCGACGCGATCATCGAGCGGACGAAGTTCATCAGGAACCGACCGAAACTGAAGTACCTGCTCGGCTAG
- a CDS encoding helix-turn-helix domain-containing protein gives MSRTSAGRRDREGPAGPLDVRLAVEIDAAGGCPLQNRDLDSVKQSLTRSEFDGEEICQVAINNDETCHYQRTPVDAACPCAIVEGHDCIANLESVRDGTLVYSLVIPERATLRAIIEDLREADATVSLEQIRSGVDDGPDATVGVTLTEKQREALAVAIGAGYYEEPREASLDDLADELGITPSGVSQRLNAIERKLVRERGRAIDALAD, from the coding sequence ATGTCACGTACATCCGCTGGGCGGAGGGACCGTGAGGGTCCGGCCGGCCCGCTCGACGTGCGGCTGGCCGTCGAGATTGACGCTGCCGGAGGGTGTCCGCTCCAGAACCGCGATCTCGACTCGGTCAAGCAGTCACTGACTCGCTCGGAGTTCGACGGCGAGGAAATCTGCCAGGTTGCGATCAACAACGATGAGACCTGCCACTACCAGCGGACGCCCGTGGATGCGGCCTGCCCGTGTGCAATCGTCGAGGGGCACGACTGCATTGCCAACCTCGAGTCCGTCAGAGACGGGACCCTCGTGTACTCCCTGGTGATTCCGGAGCGGGCGACCCTCCGAGCGATCATCGAGGACCTCCGGGAGGCTGACGCGACGGTCTCCCTGGAGCAAATCCGCTCGGGAGTCGACGACGGCCCGGACGCGACGGTGGGCGTGACGCTGACCGAGAAGCAACGGGAGGCGCTGGCCGTCGCCATCGGCGCCGGCTACTACGAGGAGCCCCGGGAGGCAAGCCTCGACGACCTCGCCGACGAGCTCGGGATCACCCCATCTGGGGTTTCCCAGCGGCTGAACGCCATCGAGCGGAAGCTCGTCCGCGAACGCGGGCGGGCAATTGACGCCCTAGCGGACTGA
- a CDS encoding universal stress protein gives MYNRILLPTDMSAGVDRAIEHAIDAAQRYGAELHVLYVVDAEAYSSYPGDEYVHEFEGLESALEQAGRDAVAAIVDHADEAGVKTESVICHGVPHEEILAYSEEADVGLTIVGSKNRSGEYRRLLGSVAERIVRMAEHPVTVVKTPIEK, from the coding sequence ATGTACAATCGAATCCTCTTGCCGACGGACATGAGTGCGGGCGTCGACCGGGCGATCGAACACGCCATCGATGCCGCCCAGCGTTACGGAGCCGAACTCCACGTCCTGTACGTTGTCGATGCGGAGGCCTACAGCTCCTATCCCGGGGACGAGTACGTTCACGAGTTCGAAGGGCTAGAGTCTGCGCTTGAACAAGCGGGTCGCGACGCGGTAGCGGCAATCGTCGATCATGCGGACGAAGCCGGTGTCAAGACAGAGTCGGTCATTTGCCATGGCGTCCCTCACGAGGAGATCCTCGCATACAGCGAGGAAGCTGACGTCGGGCTGACAATCGTCGGTTCGAAAAACCGTTCGGGAGAGTATCGCCGGCTGCTCGGCAGCGTCGCCGAACGGATCGTCCGAATGGCCGAACACCCCGTCACCGTCGTCAAGACACCGATCGAGAAATAA